Proteins encoded within one genomic window of Rhizobium favelukesii:
- a CDS encoding adenylate/guanylate cyclase domain-containing protein, which translates to MEANEEQTLAALARLHGTILATEIGSRGGRIVKLIGDGVLSVFDTASEAVSCAMNIQKLLGSEAELRVCQEQIRLRIGINLAEVAVIEGDIFGEGVNVTSRLEREASSGGICISDAAYAQVKGTAHSLFKDGGDIRLKNIAKPVHVWHWPQAPVPRASGRPVVAVLPFRNLREADDQPFVADGFTEDIIGGLARFRSLSVIAAASSFAAQDLSEDTTEVARKLGATYLVTGDLRLAGGVIRATVRLIEAANARLIWSEKYDRCAGDIFDIQDEIVRMLVSSLVGQIHNIDYQESFRKAPDNLEAYEFYLRGLAHLRGYESDDNLKACEMFEAAVHRDNGFALAHAYLALSQIAVHGYAKAPPDVLRDCTSLARRAVLLDEAESGSHRVLGLALLYLKDFDGAEGELRRACALNPSDANAAVQLGGLLARRNRVEEGVRWIDEGMRLNPFPPHWYYAVLALQLHIYLWSESMGLHDSEVMDDRCINRDDA; encoded by the coding sequence ATGGAAGCCAACGAGGAACAAACGCTTGCCGCTCTCGCACGATTGCACGGCACCATACTAGCAACCGAAATCGGCTCGCGCGGAGGGCGGATCGTCAAGCTCATCGGCGATGGCGTTCTGTCGGTATTTGATACCGCGAGCGAGGCGGTGTCCTGTGCCATGAACATCCAGAAGCTTCTCGGGAGCGAGGCCGAACTGAGGGTCTGCCAAGAACAAATCCGCTTGAGAATTGGTATCAACCTTGCGGAAGTCGCCGTGATCGAGGGTGACATTTTCGGCGAAGGGGTGAATGTGACCTCCCGTCTTGAGCGGGAAGCGAGTTCGGGGGGCATCTGCATCAGCGATGCCGCATATGCTCAGGTTAAAGGAACTGCGCATTCACTATTCAAGGACGGGGGAGATATTCGACTGAAGAATATCGCCAAACCGGTCCATGTTTGGCATTGGCCTCAGGCTCCCGTTCCGCGAGCCTCCGGCAGACCGGTCGTAGCGGTGTTGCCCTTCCGAAACCTAAGGGAAGCTGATGATCAGCCATTTGTTGCCGATGGTTTCACAGAAGACATCATAGGAGGTCTAGCCCGCTTTCGAAGTCTATCGGTGATCGCAGCCGCTTCGTCGTTCGCGGCCCAGGACTTGTCCGAAGATACAACCGAGGTCGCTCGGAAATTGGGCGCAACCTATCTCGTCACGGGCGATCTCAGGCTTGCTGGAGGTGTGATCAGGGCAACCGTCCGCTTGATCGAGGCGGCGAACGCTCGGCTCATCTGGTCGGAGAAATATGACCGCTGTGCCGGGGATATCTTCGACATCCAGGACGAAATCGTCAGAATGCTCGTCTCAAGTCTGGTGGGTCAAATTCACAACATCGATTACCAGGAGTCGTTTCGTAAGGCACCCGACAATCTCGAGGCTTACGAATTCTACCTGCGTGGCCTCGCGCATCTTCGAGGGTATGAATCCGATGACAATCTCAAGGCCTGCGAGATGTTCGAAGCTGCTGTCCATCGCGACAACGGGTTTGCTCTCGCCCACGCTTATCTCGCTCTGTCGCAAATCGCGGTACACGGATACGCCAAGGCTCCGCCTGATGTGCTTCGAGATTGCACTTCCCTTGCGAGAAGGGCCGTTCTCCTTGATGAAGCAGAGTCAGGTTCACACCGCGTGCTCGGTCTCGCCCTTCTATATTTGAAGGACTTCGATGGTGCGGAAGGGGAGCTTCGACGGGCATGCGCACTCAATCCAAGCGACGCGAACGCCGCCGTTCAATTGGGCGGACTCCTGGCGCGGCGCAACCGCGTTGAGGAGGGTGTTCGATGGATCGATGAGGGTATGCGGCTCAATCCATTTCCGCCACACTGGTATTATGCCGTGCTAGCATTACAGTTGCATATCTATCTGTGGTCTGAATCTATGGGTCTCCATGATTCGGAGGTCATGGATGACAGGTGCATCAATCGAGACGACGCTTGA
- a CDS encoding sensor histidine kinase, which produces MEEARDAFGSRLINLAKAHDVLTRESWASANLAEIIADTVKPHAGGENRFHIEGPDLQLAPSAALGFAMALHELCTNAAKYGALSTENGHVSIVWAMEGEGDERRLILHWAENGGPKVVPPKHKGFGSRLIERALAADPPVSSARSMHPCRSAEWLKDLGGQPDSNPDSDRRR; this is translated from the coding sequence TTGGAGGAAGCGCGCGATGCATTCGGGTCGCGGCTGATCAACCTGGCAAAGGCGCATGACGTTTTGACTCGCGAAAGCTGGGCGAGTGCAAACCTGGCGGAGATCATCGCCGACACCGTCAAGCCACATGCGGGTGGCGAAAACCGCTTCCACATCGAAGGTCCAGACCTGCAGCTTGCGCCGAGCGCCGCGTTGGGCTTCGCCATGGCGCTGCACGAATTGTGCACCAATGCTGCGAAGTATGGAGCGCTTTCCACCGAAAACGGCCATGTCTCCATCGTTTGGGCGATGGAAGGCGAAGGCGACGAGCGCCGCCTAATTCTGCACTGGGCCGAGAACGGGGGACCGAAGGTCGTTCCCCCGAAACACAAGGGCTTCGGTTCGCGCTTAATCGAGCGGGCGCTGGCGGCGGACCCGCCGGTGTCGTCTGCACGATCGATGCACCCCTGCCGGTCGGCAGAATGGCTGAAGGACCTTGGCGGCCAACCAGACAGCAATCCGGATTCTGATCGTCGAAGATGA
- a CDS encoding AI-2E family transporter, whose amino-acid sequence MVIDDKTELVVPTEELEVVADMRVRSLDLPSDPIVVLLAILVALAVLCLAYLASEIVLPIVLALVLKLLFQPGMRLLEKLRLPRSLAALVLILLVFGAIVGIGAAISGPATEWAAKLPEGIPRLQERLKFLNEPVEALQTFLHKIDGFMQQGSGSNTGSGSTIAATLFAGTTHFAASFFETIVILFFLLVSGSTFLKRAVEILPNFKEKRQVVELSQDVEKNISAYLVTITLMNAAVGLATGIAMWLTGLGDPVLWGVAAFLLNYVPIMGPLLGVGIFLLAGLLVIDTLWLALLPAALYFAIHIVEGEIVTPLLLARRFTLNPVLVIIALIFWFWMWGVPGAILAVPMLAITKIVCDGIRPLAAIGHFLSGDE is encoded by the coding sequence ATGGTCATCGATGACAAGACCGAATTGGTTGTCCCAACAGAAGAGCTAGAGGTCGTCGCAGACATGCGGGTCAGATCTCTCGATCTTCCTTCCGATCCAATTGTTGTGCTGCTTGCAATATTAGTGGCGCTCGCCGTTCTATGCTTGGCGTATCTGGCATCGGAAATTGTACTTCCGATCGTGTTGGCCCTGGTCCTCAAACTTCTGTTTCAGCCGGGCATGCGGCTGCTGGAGAAACTTCGTCTTCCGCGAAGCCTTGCGGCCCTCGTGCTCATTCTGCTGGTGTTCGGAGCCATCGTTGGCATCGGCGCTGCGATCTCTGGTCCGGCGACCGAATGGGCTGCGAAACTGCCCGAAGGCATTCCCCGATTGCAGGAGCGCCTTAAGTTCCTGAACGAACCCGTCGAGGCTTTGCAAACATTTCTGCACAAGATTGACGGCTTCATGCAACAAGGATCGGGATCGAACACCGGCTCCGGTTCAACGATCGCTGCGACGCTCTTCGCGGGCACGACCCACTTTGCCGCCAGCTTCTTCGAGACGATCGTCATCCTGTTCTTTTTGCTAGTATCAGGCAGCACATTCCTGAAACGGGCCGTCGAAATTCTCCCCAATTTCAAGGAAAAGCGGCAGGTCGTGGAATTGTCCCAGGATGTCGAGAAGAACATTTCTGCCTATCTCGTCACCATCACCCTTATGAATGCTGCCGTCGGGCTCGCCACAGGGATTGCCATGTGGCTGACCGGCCTTGGTGATCCGGTTCTGTGGGGTGTCGCAGCTTTCCTTCTCAACTACGTCCCGATCATGGGGCCTCTTCTAGGCGTCGGGATTTTTCTGCTGGCCGGCCTTTTGGTGATCGACACACTGTGGTTGGCTCTTCTGCCGGCAGCACTTTATTTTGCGATCCACATCGTCGAGGGCGAGATTGTCACCCCGCTGCTCCTCGCCCGGCGGTTTACCCTTAATCCTGTGCTTGTTATCATAGCGCTGATCTTTTGGTTCTGGATGTGGGGTGTGCCCGGAGCGATCCTCGCGGTGCCGATGCTGGCTATCACCAAAATCGTCTGCGATGGAATACGGCCGCTTGCCGCCATCGGGCACTTTCTCAGCGGTGACGAATAG
- a CDS encoding extracellular catalytic domain type 1 short-chain-length polyhydroxyalkanoate depolymerase, with protein MNDDFFIAVRRATSLTRTSNIAEATRVIQDALAGRPASGARASTEPDIADTPRVHHSKPFQIDPNAEIIEPGTQPATGAMERHDGLGSDRFRKPLGETLRILREGRTASGAFASMPGIDLPGLAKHGPSPAVPSGAQFLTRSYACAAGIRSYKLYIPASALDQPRGLVVMLHGCKQNPDDFATGTGMNAVAEVHGLLVAYPHQTASDNPSCCWNWFRTADQKRDAGEPSIIAGITAEIMAEFDLDRNRVFVAGLSAGGAMAAVMRETYPDLYGAVGIHSGLAYASASDVMSAFSVMRGEACLISEPKPRYRSKPEVRTIVFHGGADRTVNPSNAERIVAAAIPPEPNSTTQTHTGRSAGKRAYTRKIVTNAQRLPALEYWLVEGAGHAWSGGDAGGSYTDQDGPDATNEMVRFFLEPSNASQENVAAK; from the coding sequence ATGAACGATGATTTCTTCATTGCCGTGAGGCGGGCGACGTCCTTGACGCGAACCTCGAATATTGCCGAGGCAACCCGCGTGATCCAGGATGCACTTGCTGGCCGTCCCGCCTCCGGCGCTCGTGCCTCAACAGAACCCGACATCGCGGACACTCCTCGGGTGCATCATTCGAAACCTTTTCAGATAGATCCCAACGCCGAAATTATCGAGCCGGGCACACAGCCAGCGACCGGAGCCATGGAGCGGCATGACGGTCTTGGATCCGATCGGTTCCGAAAGCCCCTCGGCGAGACACTGCGCATCTTGCGCGAAGGACGGACGGCCTCTGGCGCATTCGCCTCAATGCCGGGCATAGACCTGCCCGGACTGGCGAAACATGGCCCCTCTCCTGCCGTGCCATCTGGAGCGCAATTTCTGACGCGATCCTATGCCTGCGCGGCCGGCATCCGAAGCTACAAACTCTACATACCGGCATCCGCGCTGGACCAGCCACGTGGACTGGTCGTCATGCTCCACGGCTGCAAACAAAACCCCGACGACTTTGCCACAGGCACCGGCATGAACGCCGTTGCTGAGGTGCATGGCCTCCTCGTTGCCTATCCCCACCAGACAGCATCGGACAATCCCTCATGCTGCTGGAACTGGTTCAGAACTGCTGATCAGAAGCGCGATGCTGGGGAACCCTCGATCATTGCAGGAATTACGGCGGAGATCATGGCGGAATTCGACCTCGATCGGAACCGGGTCTTTGTTGCGGGCCTGTCGGCAGGCGGCGCGATGGCCGCGGTTATGAGAGAGACGTATCCTGATCTCTACGGCGCCGTAGGCATTCATTCCGGACTAGCCTATGCTTCGGCAAGCGACGTCATGTCGGCTTTCTCCGTCATGCGAGGCGAAGCATGTCTCATATCTGAACCGAAACCCCGTTACCGCTCCAAACCAGAGGTTCGCACGATCGTGTTTCATGGAGGTGCGGACCGCACGGTCAATCCTTCCAATGCTGAGCGGATAGTCGCGGCCGCCATTCCGCCAGAGCCCAACTCCACAACACAAACGCACACCGGCCGCTCCGCTGGTAAGCGCGCCTATACGAGGAAAATTGTTACAAATGCGCAGCGGCTCCCGGCGCTGGAATATTGGTTGGTCGAGGGCGCCGGCCATGCCTGGTCCGGCGGTGATGCCGGCGGATCGTACACAGACCAGGACGGGCCAGACGCAACAAACGAGATGGTGCGCTTTTTCCTCGAACCCAGCAACGCTTCGCAGGAAAATGTGGCCGCTAAGTAG
- a CDS encoding CopG family transcriptional regulator, with the protein MADNVYKLRDKNSESEKITINLGYVDLGRIDLLVQEGFYSNRSDFIRTAIRNQLASEGEAVKQSIIKQTLELGLRDYSKADLEAVKAAGEKLEIKVLGLARIAPDVTPELALATIESITVLGALQASAELKSTLAERIR; encoded by the coding sequence ATGGCTGACAACGTTTACAAGCTTCGCGACAAAAACAGCGAGTCGGAAAAAATCACGATCAATCTCGGCTATGTCGATCTAGGTCGTATCGACCTTCTCGTGCAGGAAGGCTTCTATTCCAATCGCAGCGATTTCATACGAACAGCGATCCGAAACCAGCTCGCCAGCGAGGGTGAGGCGGTCAAACAGTCAATCATCAAGCAAACGCTGGAACTCGGCCTACGCGACTACAGCAAGGCCGATCTGGAAGCCGTGAAGGCCGCGGGAGAAAAGCTCGAGATCAAGGTGCTTGGACTGGCCCGCATTGCCCCGGATGTCACGCCTGAACTCGCCTTGGCAACAATCGAATCTATCACCGTGCTCGGCGCACTTCAGGCCAGTGCGGAACTGAAATCGACATTGGCCGAACGTATTCGCTAG
- a CDS encoding sigma-70 family RNA polymerase sigma factor: MPQYASLQDDIVALRPVMQAFAHRFTRSDADAEDLTQETIMKALSHLDHFTPGTNLKSWMFTILRNHYCSQYKRSKRCRPASDLSDGSFEIPVPSDQDWPLRLKDVSDAIDRLPQQLRQALMLVVAGRSYMDAAKECGCEIGTIKSRVARARMALMLALDEVSFSEAATQ, translated from the coding sequence ATGCCGCAATACGCTTCCCTTCAAGATGACATCGTTGCCCTGCGTCCTGTCATGCAGGCCTTCGCGCATCGCTTCACCAGATCAGATGCCGACGCCGAGGATCTTACTCAGGAAACGATCATGAAGGCCCTCAGCCATCTGGATCATTTCACGCCCGGAACCAACCTCAAAAGCTGGATGTTCACCATCCTGCGGAACCACTACTGCAGCCAGTACAAGCGCTCGAAGCGTTGCCGTCCAGCCTCCGATCTCTCCGACGGCTCCTTCGAGATCCCCGTGCCATCGGATCAGGATTGGCCATTGCGGCTGAAAGATGTTTCAGACGCGATTGATCGCCTGCCCCAACAGTTGAGACAAGCGCTAATGCTGGTCGTGGCCGGGCGCTCGTACATGGATGCTGCAAAGGAGTGCGGGTGCGAAATCGGCACCATCAAAAGCCGCGTCGCACGTGCTCGGATGGCTTTGATGCTGGCTTTGGACGAGGTCTCCTTCAGCGAAGCTGCAACACAATAG